The proteins below come from a single Deinococcus fonticola genomic window:
- a CDS encoding four-helix bundle copper-binding protein: MDTISAMLQTHPNPGRFDLSALAACLSACLECLGCCTLCADACLNEEEHLAHLTKCITLNGQCADVCAATAGVLARAAQGDDEVIRAQLQACVAACRACAQECEAHAQMGMPHCQVCAECCRRCESACQRLLA; encoded by the coding sequence ATGGACACCATCTCAGCCATGCTGCAAACCCACCCGAACCCCGGCCGTTTCGATCTCTCTGCGCTGGCCGCCTGCCTCAGCGCCTGCCTGGAGTGCCTGGGGTGCTGCACGCTGTGCGCCGACGCCTGCCTGAATGAGGAGGAGCACCTGGCCCACCTGACCAAATGCATCACCCTGAACGGCCAGTGCGCGGACGTGTGTGCCGCGACCGCTGGCGTGCTGGCCCGCGCCGCGCAGGGAGACGATGAGGTGATTCGCGCGCAGCTACAGGCCTGTGTGGCCGCCTGCCGGGCGTGTGCCCAGGAATGCGAAGCCCACGCGCAGATGGGCATGCCGCACTGCCAGGTCTGCGCCGAATGCTGCCGCCGCTGCGAAAGCGCCTGTCAGCGCCTGCTGGCCTGA
- a CDS encoding PaaI family thioesterase: MPQPIPTLDELNARNAGYLPGLIGLKFTHVERTLLRSELTLRPELLAPNGFLHAAAIIALADTTAGYGTRLLLPDGANFTTIELKSNHLGTAREGTITCEARNVHAGRSTQVWDAEVRSPEGKIIALFRCTQAVLSPRSDERTAAG, encoded by the coding sequence ATGCCCCAGCCCATTCCCACCCTGGACGAACTGAACGCCCGCAATGCAGGTTACCTGCCGGGCCTGATCGGCCTGAAGTTCACGCATGTCGAGCGCACCCTGCTGCGCAGCGAACTGACCCTGCGCCCGGAACTGCTGGCCCCCAACGGGTTCCTGCACGCAGCGGCCATCATTGCCCTGGCGGACACCACCGCCGGGTACGGCACGCGCCTGCTGTTACCAGACGGCGCGAACTTCACCACCATCGAACTGAAAAGTAACCACCTGGGCACCGCCCGCGAAGGCACGATTACCTGCGAGGCCCGCAACGTCCACGCCGGGCGCAGTACCCAGGTCTGGGACGCCGAGGTTCGCAGCCCCGAAGGCAAGATCATCGCCCTGTTCCGCTGTACCCAGGCCGTGCTGTCTCCCAGAAGCGACGAGCGGACGGCCGCTGGCTGA
- the dtd gene encoding D-aminoacyl-tRNA deacylase, with product MRAVLQRVTRATCTVEGQLSGETGPGLLVLLGVAPTDTATTAQQLAAKVAKLRVFGDEHGKMNRSLQDIGGGVLSISQFTLFGDTSRGNRPSFIGAAPPEQARELYGVFNTALRNLGLPVGEGVFGAHMVIDLTNDGPVTLILETN from the coding sequence GTGCGGGCCGTCTTGCAGCGCGTGACCCGCGCCACCTGCACCGTCGAAGGACAGCTCAGCGGCGAAACGGGGCCGGGCCTGCTGGTGCTGCTGGGTGTCGCGCCCACCGACACGGCCACCACCGCGCAGCAACTCGCGGCCAAGGTGGCGAAACTGCGTGTTTTTGGCGATGAGCACGGCAAGATGAACCGCTCGCTTCAGGACATCGGCGGGGGGGTGCTCAGCATCAGTCAGTTCACGCTGTTCGGGGACACCAGCCGGGGCAATCGCCCCAGTTTTATCGGCGCGGCCCCGCCTGAACAGGCGCGGGAACTGTACGGCGTGTTCAACACGGCCCTGCGCAACCTGGGGCTGCCCGTCGGAGAAGGGGTTTTTGGCGCCCACATGGTCATCGACCTCACAAACGACGGCCCGGTCACCTTGATACTGGAAACGAACTGA
- a CDS encoding LysM peptidoglycan-binding domain-containing M23 family metallopeptidase — translation MNPRLLVLAATLLMSVAGAYTVKKGDTLYSIATANRISVQELKRLNQLSGDTISVGQVLRVSAGDPTTPSAPARPAGLAPIITPKPSTTNTGLPEKRLPPPLSAAQLAPTPAGTHLDGVDVSVPASLTMGQAFIMRLSGPNAGNVTVSFPSEVGEDVREPNERLKPIGAAGEYRILGRVVLGKTTPLVYEVKLGDQLVRGRIPVTDLNQSVQHLNLPPKISGVLQDPGRTAEEQLVEAAYARRTPQHWFKPFAPALNTRAVSSSFGQPRTYVAGGPVSYHYGLDYPAPSGTPVLAVNDGTVVIAGKYPVRGNLVAIDHGAGLISLYFHQSRVLVKVGDRVVRGQKIGQVGSTGLSAGPHLHLEMRVRGEGTNPQDWLGRLWPR, via the coding sequence ATGAACCCGCGTTTGCTCGTCCTGGCTGCCACGCTTCTCATGAGTGTAGCGGGGGCCTACACCGTCAAGAAGGGCGACACCCTGTACTCCATTGCCACGGCGAACCGCATCTCGGTGCAGGAACTCAAGCGCCTGAACCAGCTTTCCGGCGACACCATCAGCGTCGGGCAGGTGCTGCGCGTCAGTGCCGGCGACCCCACCACGCCCAGCGCCCCGGCCAGACCGGCTGGCCTGGCCCCCATCATCACGCCCAAACCGAGCACCACCAACACCGGCTTGCCCGAAAAGCGGCTGCCGCCGCCCCTGAGCGCCGCCCAACTCGCCCCCACGCCCGCCGGCACGCACCTGGACGGCGTGGACGTCAGCGTCCCGGCCAGCCTGACGATGGGGCAGGCCTTCATCATGCGCCTGAGTGGGCCGAACGCCGGGAACGTCACGGTCAGCTTCCCCAGTGAGGTCGGCGAGGACGTCCGTGAACCCAACGAACGCCTGAAGCCCATCGGCGCGGCGGGCGAGTACCGCATTCTGGGCCGCGTGGTGCTGGGCAAAACCACACCGCTGGTGTACGAGGTGAAGCTGGGCGACCAGCTGGTACGCGGACGCATTCCGGTCACGGATCTGAACCAGTCGGTTCAGCACCTGAACCTGCCACCCAAGATCAGTGGCGTTCTGCAAGACCCCGGACGCACCGCCGAGGAGCAGCTGGTCGAGGCCGCCTACGCCCGGCGCACCCCGCAGCACTGGTTCAAGCCCTTTGCCCCGGCGCTGAACACCAGGGCGGTCAGCAGCAGTTTCGGGCAACCCCGCACCTACGTGGCGGGCGGCCCCGTCAGTTACCACTACGGTCTGGACTACCCCGCGCCCAGCGGCACGCCCGTGCTGGCCGTGAACGACGGCACCGTGGTTATTGCCGGAAAGTACCCGGTGCGCGGCAATCTGGTCGCCATCGACCACGGCGCGGGTCTGATCAGCCTGTACTTTCACCAGAGCAGGGTGCTGGTGAAAGTCGGCGACCGGGTGGTGCGTGGGCAGAAAATCGGGCAGGTCGGCAGCACCGGCCTCAGTGCCGGGCCGCACCTGCACCTCGAAATGCGCGTGCGCGGCGAAGGCACCAACCCGCAGGACTGGCTGGGCCGGTTGTGGCCCCGGTAA
- a CDS encoding DUF1844 domain-containing protein, with protein sequence MSNAEFVGLVNMLHATAEAALGDLNAATASAARDGLLLEGRARQTAERSLKLLTMLSEKTRGNLDFTEADLLSQAIGSLRERLNALGGH encoded by the coding sequence ATGTCGAATGCCGAGTTTGTCGGACTGGTCAATATGCTGCACGCCACGGCGGAGGCGGCCCTGGGCGATCTGAACGCCGCCACCGCCAGCGCCGCCCGCGACGGGTTACTGCTGGAGGGCCGTGCCCGGCAAACCGCCGAACGCAGCCTGAAACTGCTGACTATGCTCTCCGAGAAGACCCGCGGGAACCTGGATTTCACCGAGGCTGACCTGCTCAGCCAGGCTATTGGCAGCCTGCGCGAACGCCTGAATGCCCTGGGCGGCCACTGA
- a CDS encoding phosphodiester glycosidase family protein, translating to MTLGREDLMRFRGFPGTLGRVKVRDWRGGAFLLGLGLLFSGAGLARNVVIGTVVQAAAVDSRVLGGAEMLAVWTLPRLGVSVRNDPLDTRLVYGARELRFSPVTGWVAVGFRGAPPLPAPEALNGSLYVPLVALKALGVRVTKESANTLEFAAPAVVPVQTLGPSPALPAAPSVSTAPSATAAAKPTPVPPRAPVAAPLKGTSPAPATKPAPTPVPAPSAPVAVPPAPPAPAPTSDTPGVTAPTRQPPQPQPPQTQPPQPQPQQPLANLNTVRVSRSIHRNVEVQRVVLELSRATAHTIERQKGGLSIKLGGVSASESTSALSSGDTLTVTPDVGGAVVSLTTGGGTSEIFTLDDPPRVVVDTTTVLDAGVPPPINPENLPDGVTYLNRGLLHLLSFDPASYQPRVVSAPAGRFADLASLVKSVRGVGGVNGGYFDPASALPVDLVVSGGLMTASSLERRATVGFTPAGEAMFGYPKPRYVLRGNFSSLLVNVVGARVRRDLLTAFVGDGRTAVGADDLTTLYVPLNGETIQSAVTGRVVPPAGTLSLTFDPARFPQLPRAAGQALKVELVWRSSDAPWEAAQEALSAGPLLVSGGKVALDPARENFNTNASIWRPTKQVALGTFQGRPTIAFFEYGTPEAFAAALAGVGVRDAVRLDSGSSAGAYLSSGYGTLGGYLNGIWSQNVPNAIVFVPKTTLGGK from the coding sequence GTGACCCTGGGCCGCGAAGACCTCATGCGCTTCCGGGGCTTTCCGGGTACACTCGGGCGCGTGAAGGTGCGGGATTGGCGTGGTGGGGCGTTTTTGCTGGGCCTGGGGCTGCTGTTTTCAGGCGCGGGCTTGGCGCGAAACGTGGTGATCGGCACAGTGGTGCAGGCGGCGGCAGTGGACTCGCGGGTGCTGGGCGGCGCGGAGATGCTGGCGGTGTGGACACTGCCGCGCCTGGGCGTCAGCGTGCGAAACGACCCGCTGGACACGCGACTGGTGTACGGGGCGCGGGAGTTGCGCTTTTCACCGGTGACAGGCTGGGTGGCCGTGGGCTTCCGGGGGGCGCCGCCGCTTCCCGCGCCCGAAGCGCTGAACGGCAGCCTGTACGTGCCGCTGGTGGCCCTCAAGGCGCTGGGCGTAAGGGTGACGAAAGAAAGCGCGAACACGCTGGAGTTCGCCGCCCCCGCCGTGGTGCCGGTGCAGACCCTGGGGCCGTCTCCCGCCCTGCCCGCCGCACCGAGTGTGTCGACTGCACCCAGTGCGACCGCTGCGGCGAAACCCACGCCAGTTCCGCCCCGCGCCCCGGTGGCGGCCCCGCTGAAAGGCACCTCACCCGCGCCCGCCACGAAGCCTGCGCCGACACCCGTCCCGGCACCCTCTGCCCCGGTGGCGGTTCCTCCGGCACCTCCTGCGCCGGCACCGACCAGCGATACGCCCGGCGTGACCGCCCCGACGCGCCAGCCACCGCAACCGCAGCCCCCACAAACACAGCCGCCGCAGCCCCAGCCCCAACAGCCACTGGCGAACCTGAACACCGTGCGGGTCAGCCGCAGCATTCACCGCAACGTGGAGGTGCAGCGCGTGGTACTGGAACTGTCGCGCGCCACGGCGCACACCATCGAGCGGCAAAAGGGTGGCCTGAGCATCAAGCTGGGCGGTGTCAGCGCGTCCGAGAGCACCTCGGCCCTCAGTTCCGGCGATACCCTTACGGTGACGCCGGACGTGGGCGGGGCGGTGGTCAGCCTGACCACAGGGGGCGGCACCAGCGAGATTTTTACGCTGGACGACCCGCCGCGCGTGGTGGTGGACACGACCACAGTGCTGGACGCCGGTGTGCCACCGCCCATCAACCCCGAGAACCTGCCGGATGGCGTGACTTACCTCAACCGGGGGCTGCTGCACCTGCTCAGCTTCGACCCGGCCAGCTACCAGCCCAGGGTGGTCAGCGCCCCGGCGGGCCGCTTTGCCGACCTGGCTTCACTGGTCAAAAGCGTGCGCGGGGTGGGGGGTGTAAATGGCGGGTACTTCGACCCGGCCAGCGCCCTGCCGGTCGATCTGGTGGTGTCGGGCGGCCTGATGACCGCTTCCAGCCTGGAACGCCGCGCCACGGTCGGGTTCACCCCGGCGGGCGAGGCGATGTTCGGTTACCCCAAACCGCGGTACGTGCTGCGCGGGAATTTCAGTTCGCTGCTGGTGAACGTCGTGGGGGCCAGGGTGCGCCGCGACCTGCTGACCGCCTTCGTGGGCGATGGCCGCACGGCGGTGGGCGCCGACGACCTGACGACCCTCTATGTGCCGCTGAACGGCGAAACCATTCAGAGCGCCGTGACCGGCCGGGTGGTGCCGCCCGCCGGGACGCTCTCGCTGACGTTCGACCCGGCGCGCTTTCCGCAGCTTCCGCGCGCCGCCGGACAGGCCCTGAAAGTGGAGCTGGTGTGGCGCAGCAGCGATGCCCCATGGGAGGCCGCGCAGGAGGCCCTCAGCGCCGGGCCGCTGCTGGTGTCGGGCGGCAAGGTGGCGCTCGACCCGGCCCGCGAGAACTTCAACACGAACGCCAGCATCTGGCGGCCCACCAAGCAGGTGGCGCTGGGCACCTTTCAGGGGCGGCCCACCATCGCTTTCTTCGAGTACGGCACGCCCGAGGCGTTCGCCGCCGCGCTGGCCGGCGTGGGCGTGCGCGACGCCGTGCGCCTGGACAGCGGCAGCAGCGCGGGTGCGTACCTGAGCAGCGGCTACGGCACGCTGGGCGGCTACCTGAACGGCATCTGGAGCCAGAACGTGCCCAACGCCATCGTTTTTGTACCGAAAACCACGCTGGGAGGCAAGTAA